The Alosa alosa isolate M-15738 ecotype Scorff River chromosome 9, AALO_Geno_1.1, whole genome shotgun sequence genome includes a region encoding these proteins:
- the lpxn gene encoding leupaxin produces MDELDLLLEELAQTSDKSTIAPGAVVKTTVVSTNTETRNSGYGIPTPAHTRTGQPSASNVYSKPSAQGASEPMSPATATRELDSIMKELLGLDLEVPETGSPSAPPPLAQKERRSVKDKTERSVEVSVDTSKSPETCTDVAKPKKTDAIDDLLGGLSSDMEKMGVRTTAKGHCASCGKCIVGKMITALGQVWHPEHFVCFECKQELGTTGFFERDGKPYCEKDYQDIYSPKCAYCKGAIVHNILTAMDRTWHPEHFFCTHCGEVFGTDGFMEKEGKPYCTKDFYQLFAPKCSGCSLPVKENYLTAANGVWHPDCFVCADCLQPFNDGCFLDMDGRPLCSLDFHKRQGTLCGSCGAPITGRLIAAMGHKFHPEHFVCAFCLRQLSQGVFQEQEGKPYCKGCHGKLFMTK; encoded by the exons ATGGATGAGTTAG atttacTCCTTGAAGAATTGGCTCAGACCTCTGACAAAAGTACAATTGCCCCTGGAGCAGTTGTTAAGACGACAGTGGTGTCTACGAACACAGAAACAAGGAACAGTGGATATGGG ATTCCAACACCAGCTCACACAAGAACAGGACAGCCCTCTGCCAGCAATGTTTACAG TAAACCATCAGCTCAAGGGGCCAGTGAACCAATGAGTCCAGCTACAGCCACCCGAGAGCTGGACTCCATCATGAAAGAGCTGCTGGGACTGGATCTGGAG GTCCCAGAAACAGGGTCTCCATCAGCCCCACCACCTCTCGCTCAGAAAGAGAGACGGAGTGTGAAAGATAAGACAGAGAGGAGTGTGGAAGTATCGGTCGACACGTCAAAGTCACCTGAGACATGCACAGACGTAGCCAAGCCAAAGAAGACTGATGCCATTGATGATCTTCTGGGGGGCCTCAGCTCCGACATGGAGAAGATGGGGGTTCGCACCACTGCCAAGGGCCACTGTGCTTCCTGTGGCAAGTGCATTGTTGGAAAG ATGATTACGGCTCTGGGGCAGGTGTGGCATCCTGAGCACTTTGTGTGCTTCGAGTGTAAACAGGAGCTGGGCACAACAGGTTTCTTTGAGAGAGATGGCAAACCCTACTGCGAGAAAGACTACCAGGACATCTACTCACCCAAATGTGCCTACTGCAAAGGCGCCATTGTGCAT AACATCCTGACTGCTATGGATCGTACCTGGCACCCAGAACACTTCTTCTGTACCCACTGTGGAGAGGTGTTTGGAACAGATG GGTTcatggagaaggaggggaaGCCGTACTGCACCAAAGACTTCTATCAGCTCTTTGCACCCAAGTGCTCTGGCTGCAGCCTTCCGGTGAAGGAGAACTACCTGACAGCCGCCAATGGCGTGTGGCACCCGGACTGCTTTGTCTGTGCC GACTGTTTGCAGCCTTTCAATGATGGGTGTTTCCTTGACATGGACGGTCGCCCCTTGTGCTCCCTGGACTTCCACAAGCGGCAGGGGACGCTCTGCGGGAGCTGTGGAGCTCCCATCACCGGCCGCCTCATCGCCGCCATGGGCCACAAATTCCACCCCGAGCACTTTGTCTGCGCCTTCTGCCTCCGGCAGCTCAGTCAGGGTGTGTTCCAGGAGCAGGAGGGCAAGCCGTACTGCAAGGGTTGCCACGGGAAACTGTTCATGACAAAGTGA